One segment of Paenibacillus rhizovicinus DNA contains the following:
- a CDS encoding carbohydrate ABC transporter permease — translation MFTLRRKTAGEATFDAFNVIVMLLICFITIYPIWYVLVNAFNDGQDAMRGGIYWWPRVASLDSFQAVFQNPGIIKAMGITVAKTIIGTALHVFFTAMVAYAFSRRELVGRKVYMLIGTITLFFAGGLIPSYLLTRDLHLLDNFLVYIIPAMFNFFDLIIFLAFFREIPAGLEEAAKIDGANDFSIFVRVVIPVSMPVIATIALFHGVYQWNDYFVGMIYINDMNLQPIQTFLFRVIAQSSSNIMMASMPGGISKTVSSQSVKLATMVVTTAPIVIVYPFLQKYFVKGMMIGSIKG, via the coding sequence ATGTTCACACTTCGAAGGAAGACCGCCGGCGAGGCAACGTTCGATGCATTCAACGTCATCGTCATGCTGCTGATCTGCTTTATCACGATCTATCCGATCTGGTATGTGCTCGTCAATGCATTCAATGACGGACAGGACGCGATGCGAGGCGGTATCTACTGGTGGCCGCGCGTCGCCAGCCTCGACAGCTTCCAGGCGGTATTTCAAAATCCCGGCATTATAAAGGCGATGGGCATTACGGTCGCCAAGACGATTATTGGTACGGCGCTGCATGTATTCTTCACCGCGATGGTCGCATATGCCTTCTCGAGGCGGGAGCTGGTCGGTCGTAAAGTTTATATGCTGATCGGTACGATTACATTGTTCTTCGCAGGCGGACTCATTCCATCCTATTTGCTTACTCGCGATCTGCATTTGCTGGATAATTTCCTCGTCTACATCATTCCAGCGATGTTTAATTTCTTCGATCTGATTATCTTCTTGGCTTTCTTCCGCGAAATTCCGGCGGGGCTGGAGGAAGCCGCGAAGATCGACGGCGCTAACGACTTCTCCATCTTTGTCCGCGTCGTCATTCCGGTCTCGATGCCGGTTATCGCGACGATCGCCTTGTTCCACGGCGTGTATCAATGGAACGATTATTTTGTCGGCATGATCTACATCAACGACATGAACTTGCAGCCGATTCAGACCTTCTTGTTCCGTGTCATTGCGCAGTCGAGTTCGAACATCATGATGGCGTCGATGCCGGGCGGCATATCGAAGACCGTGTCCTCTCAGTCGGTTAAGCTTGCGACGATGGTCGTGACCACGGCGCCGATCGTTATCGTGTATCCGTTCTTGCAGAAGTATTTCGTCAAGGGCATGATGATCGGTTCCATTAAAGGTTAG
- a CDS encoding type 2 periplasmic-binding domain-containing protein: MRQGNVKRLLAITTATALVATLAACGGNNNNGGNASNAGNAGNGGTTNNTATADNGKTTNDASGNKAGNATTGNATAVSADEPGWKSDISPITFDWYLNFSWFPNKWGVDATSQYITKKTGVNINFIVPAGNENEKLNTMIASGSLPDFITLGWSEDNVKKMIEGGLVEPLNKLADEYDPYFYKVADPAKTSWYTQTDGNFYGYPNASSSPKDFQKFSGDYTSNQTFVVRKDMYEALGKPDMRTKEGFLNALKMAKEKFPDVNGQPLIPLGLHEFTDTGNYSLEGYLQNFLAVPYEKDGKLYDRRTDPEYVSWLKTFRKANEMGLLSKDIFIDKRPQMEEKIAQGRYFAMLYQRSDFATQENALFVKDPNSVYIAIDGPGDEALDPPTLSGPGISGWTVTLISKKVKDKARAIKFLSYLISEEGNKDLYMGIPGETYDTVDGKEVFKPEVLDLMNKDRSAFDKKYGASFTFWMLMDTNMNLKWAPPSVEPSKQMEDWTKGKTTSFSQFDQIDPTGNSAEGIANTKIAQAWGKTLPKLLLSKSDEDFDKQFNDFLDKRKSAGLDKVQAYQQAHYESNVTKLQEFLK, encoded by the coding sequence ATGAGACAAGGAAATGTGAAACGTTTGCTGGCCATAACGACGGCCACTGCGCTTGTTGCAACGCTGGCTGCTTGCGGCGGCAACAACAACAATGGCGGTAATGCCAGCAATGCCGGCAATGCTGGCAATGGCGGTACGACGAACAATACTGCGACCGCGGACAACGGTAAAACGACCAATGATGCAAGCGGTAACAAAGCCGGCAATGCGACGACGGGGAATGCCACGGCCGTGTCCGCGGACGAGCCCGGTTGGAAAAGCGACATATCGCCGATCACGTTCGACTGGTATCTTAATTTCTCCTGGTTCCCGAACAAATGGGGCGTCGACGCGACTTCCCAGTACATTACGAAGAAGACAGGCGTGAACATCAATTTCATCGTGCCGGCAGGCAACGAGAACGAGAAGCTGAACACGATGATTGCTTCCGGATCCCTTCCCGACTTCATTACGCTTGGCTGGTCCGAGGACAACGTGAAGAAGATGATCGAAGGCGGCCTGGTAGAACCGCTTAACAAGCTGGCCGACGAATACGATCCGTATTTCTACAAAGTAGCGGATCCGGCCAAAACATCGTGGTACACGCAAACGGACGGCAATTTCTACGGCTATCCGAACGCCTCGTCCTCGCCGAAGGACTTCCAGAAATTCTCGGGCGACTATACGTCGAACCAAACGTTCGTCGTGCGCAAGGATATGTACGAAGCGCTCGGCAAGCCGGATATGCGCACGAAGGAAGGCTTCCTGAACGCGCTCAAGATGGCGAAGGAGAAGTTCCCAGACGTGAACGGCCAGCCGCTCATTCCGCTCGGCCTGCACGAATTCACGGACACGGGCAACTACTCGCTGGAAGGCTATCTGCAGAACTTCCTGGCCGTTCCATACGAGAAAGACGGCAAGCTGTACGACCGCCGGACGGATCCGGAATATGTAAGCTGGCTCAAGACGTTCCGCAAAGCGAACGAAATGGGACTGTTGTCGAAGGACATCTTCATCGACAAGCGTCCGCAGATGGAAGAGAAGATCGCGCAGGGCCGTTACTTCGCCATGCTGTACCAACGCAGCGATTTCGCTACGCAGGAGAACGCGCTGTTCGTCAAAGACCCGAATTCGGTGTACATCGCCATCGACGGACCGGGCGACGAAGCGCTTGATCCGCCGACGCTGTCGGGCCCTGGCATCTCCGGCTGGACGGTAACGCTCATTTCCAAGAAGGTCAAGGACAAAGCAAGAGCGATCAAATTCCTCAGCTACCTGATCAGCGAGGAAGGCAATAAAGACCTGTACATGGGTATCCCGGGCGAGACGTACGATACGGTTGACGGCAAAGAAGTGTTCAAGCCGGAAGTACTCGACCTGATGAACAAGGATCGCTCCGCGTTCGACAAGAAATACGGCGCATCGTTTACGTTCTGGATGCTTATGGACACGAACATGAACCTGAAGTGGGCGCCGCCTAGCGTCGAACCTTCGAAACAAATGGAAGATTGGACGAAAGGCAAGACGACCAGCTTCTCGCAATTCGATCAAATCGATCCGACCGGCAACTCCGCGGAAGGTATAGCGAATACGAAGATCGCTCAAGCGTGGGGTAAAACGCTGCCGAAGCTGCTGTTAAGCAAATCGGACGAAGACTTCGATAAGCAGTTTAACGATTTCCTCGACAAGCGCAAGAGCGCAGGTCTCGATAAGGTGCAGGCGTATCAGCAAGCGCACTACGAGTCCAATGTAACTAAACTTCAAGAGTTTCTAAAATAA
- a CDS encoding cache domain-containing sensor histidine kinase, which yields MAGRLRILAREYLFKLERLSLQKRLIIAYILILLLPSLLISFYIFNELNGNYMKDIVKKSENQLEIERINMNNNLETMERTAQLIQSDMDVRSYLERTSEPNASELIEFDTTVVKSIQRLQFNNPSIEHIRLFSNNMRINEIWPVILLEKRIQSEPWYKKVNELNGTEWWYFDRKDREPIRPIVADAKEDRPKLSLLREIEYPAGKHVAIMQVDMLLPNVFPNVFRGANDEGQSQMFVLDREGKMFSDGDQTLQAKQTLLANTGMTEADIRGELSEHMAGAKGDFSFRWNKTPFLGNYIYVEKIDAYVLNVVSLKNVFADINRTRNRIVFANIILLVILSISTYVLNALILKKLHTLAHFMKRVRQGDFNFDFTIRGGGEVGELAHHFRKMLKKINELIADAVTKQAASKETELRSLKNQIDSHFLYNTLENIKMLAEIENQPAISDALTSLGGMMRYNLRWKSEYVRLKDELGHITNYIAVMNLRFDHTVSLQIDVPPDYMNQELLKMSLQPIVENAVKHGMNMKPSEARNMVICISAALVDQAIVIVIADNGVGMTAGTAAELNRKIASDESEVAASSDRAVVPHEKQSEGSGIGLRNVHQRIQLFYGKEYGLFVESGEGAYTRVEMRIPYFIVSGGLV from the coding sequence TTGGCCGGCAGGCTGCGTATTCTGGCACGCGAATACCTCTTTAAACTCGAACGGCTTTCTCTGCAGAAGCGGCTCATTATTGCGTATATTCTTATTTTGCTGCTGCCGAGTCTATTAATCTCGTTCTACATCTTCAATGAGCTGAACGGCAATTATATGAAGGACATCGTCAAGAAAAGCGAGAATCAGCTCGAGATCGAACGGATCAACATGAACAACAATCTCGAGACGATGGAGCGGACGGCGCAGCTGATTCAATCCGACATGGACGTGCGCAGTTATTTGGAGCGAACCAGCGAACCGAACGCGTCGGAGCTGATCGAATTCGATACGACCGTCGTCAAGAGCATTCAGCGCCTGCAGTTCAACAATCCGAGCATCGAGCATATTCGGCTCTTCTCCAACAACATGCGAATCAACGAAATCTGGCCGGTCATTCTGCTGGAGAAACGCATCCAATCCGAACCTTGGTACAAGAAGGTCAATGAGCTGAACGGCACCGAATGGTGGTATTTCGACCGGAAGGACCGCGAACCTATTCGTCCGATCGTCGCCGACGCCAAGGAAGACAGGCCGAAGCTTTCGCTGTTGCGCGAGATCGAGTATCCGGCCGGCAAGCATGTCGCGATCATGCAGGTGGATATGCTGCTGCCGAACGTTTTCCCCAACGTGTTTCGAGGCGCGAACGACGAAGGCCAGTCGCAAATGTTCGTTCTCGATCGGGAAGGAAAAATGTTCAGCGACGGGGATCAAACGCTTCAGGCCAAGCAAACGCTGCTGGCGAATACGGGCATGACGGAAGCGGACATTCGCGGCGAGCTGAGCGAGCATATGGCAGGTGCGAAAGGCGACTTTTCATTTAGATGGAACAAGACTCCATTCCTGGGCAATTACATCTATGTGGAGAAGATCGATGCCTACGTACTGAACGTCGTTTCGCTTAAAAACGTGTTTGCCGATATCAATAGGACGCGGAACCGGATTGTTTTCGCGAATATCATTCTGCTGGTCATCCTCTCCATTTCAACGTATGTGCTGAACGCGCTCATTCTGAAGAAGCTCCATACGCTGGCTCATTTCATGAAGCGGGTCCGTCAGGGAGATTTTAATTTCGATTTCACGATACGCGGCGGGGGCGAGGTCGGCGAGCTTGCCCATCATTTCAGGAAAATGCTGAAGAAAATCAATGAACTGATCGCCGATGCCGTGACGAAGCAAGCCGCTTCCAAAGAGACCGAGCTGCGGTCGCTCAAGAATCAGATCGATTCCCACTTTCTGTACAATACGCTCGAGAATATCAAGATGCTGGCCGAAATCGAGAATCAACCCGCGATCTCGGACGCGCTCACATCGCTTGGCGGCATGATGCGCTACAACCTGCGATGGAAGAGCGAATACGTGCGGCTGAAGGATGAGCTGGGCCATATCACTAATTATATTGCCGTCATGAACCTTCGGTTCGACCATACGGTAAGCCTGCAAATCGACGTGCCGCCCGATTACATGAATCAGGAACTGCTAAAGATGTCGCTGCAGCCGATCGTGGAGAACGCCGTGAAACACGGCATGAATATGAAGCCTTCCGAGGCCCGAAACATGGTGATTTGCATATCGGCGGCGTTGGTCGATCAGGCCATCGTCATCGTAATTGCCGACAACGGCGTCGGAATGACAGCAGGGACGGCAGCGGAATTGAACCGGAAAATCGCCTCCGACGAGTCCGAGGTCGCCGCATCCAGCGACCGGGCGGTAGTGCCGCACGAGAAGCAGAGCGAGGGCAGCGGCATCGGACTGCGTAATGTCCATCAGCGGATACAGCTGTTTTATGGCAAGGAATATGGCTTGTTCGTCGAGAGCGGCGAGGGGGCATATACGCGCGTGGAGATGCGTATTCCCTACTTTATCGTAAGCGGAGGGCTGGTCTGA
- a CDS encoding response regulator transcription factor, giving the protein MRTLLIVDDEKNIRLGLKAIIERGQPDRYALLFASDGEEALGVIRERPVDIVITDIRMPGMDGLTLIGEIAKGEERPIVMILSGYDDFQYAREAMQHEVKEYLLKPIVRDELFDALQRAERDLERKTELSVRLEAAHHYREELLASQLNYIFLHPAMEEREITERCEKAGWGTLSASSPADGRSSAAGEGDASGPAADYYVALLNVHGGLTGGRTAETLIAQLAAEQCGSRIYFKDKDDRLVILCERVEPLHTLLDFMSENHVAGLIGLSDRMAAPHQVKQAYAQAKEALKYGFLQASREPALLVFDGKKERLAGQPVPLEDIRKLANMLGTDRDREMKQILAELLDPKRLTAFDIAYLEEISKQLNELVFDGVFHQYGEESVEILRIYKKVGSIYSFESIHDYYHAAEDLLLRLSDYVGNLRSVHAEHKEMKKAVSYIHENFHRDLNMAMVSNHVSLNYSYFSQTFKEFTGESFVVYLKRVRIQKAKALLEESDARIYEVGEQVGFENTKQFNRVFRELEGISAMEYRSKFDAFGSSRVGQ; this is encoded by the coding sequence ATGCGTACATTGCTCATTGTTGACGATGAGAAGAATATAAGGCTGGGTCTGAAAGCGATTATCGAACGCGGGCAGCCGGACCGATATGCGCTGCTGTTCGCCTCTGATGGCGAGGAGGCGCTCGGCGTCATTCGGGAGCGTCCGGTCGACATCGTCATTACCGATATCCGGATGCCCGGCATGGACGGATTGACGCTGATCGGGGAAATCGCCAAAGGCGAAGAGCGGCCGATCGTGATGATTCTGAGCGGTTATGACGATTTTCAATATGCGAGAGAAGCGATGCAGCACGAGGTCAAAGAGTACCTGCTGAAACCGATCGTGCGCGATGAATTGTTCGACGCTCTGCAGCGGGCTGAGCGGGATCTGGAACGCAAGACGGAGCTGTCCGTGCGGCTGGAAGCGGCGCATCATTACAGGGAAGAGCTGCTTGCCAGCCAGCTGAATTATATCTTTCTGCATCCGGCGATGGAAGAACGCGAAATTACGGAGCGCTGCGAGAAGGCGGGCTGGGGAACGCTGTCTGCTTCATCTCCTGCGGATGGCCGATCAAGCGCGGCCGGAGAAGGCGATGCTTCCGGTCCGGCAGCCGATTACTATGTGGCGCTGCTGAACGTACATGGCGGATTGACGGGCGGGAGGACGGCGGAAACGCTCATTGCCCAGCTGGCGGCGGAGCAGTGCGGGAGCCGGATCTATTTTAAGGATAAGGACGATCGGCTCGTCATTCTGTGCGAGCGGGTGGAGCCGCTGCATACGCTGCTGGATTTCATGAGCGAGAATCATGTGGCCGGCTTGATCGGTCTCAGCGATCGCATGGCTGCCCCTCACCAAGTCAAGCAAGCTTACGCGCAGGCCAAGGAAGCGTTGAAGTACGGATTTCTGCAAGCGAGCCGGGAACCTGCGCTGCTCGTCTTCGACGGCAAGAAGGAACGGCTTGCCGGGCAGCCTGTTCCCTTGGAGGACATTCGCAAGCTGGCGAATATGCTGGGGACGGACCGGGACCGGGAGATGAAGCAGATCCTTGCCGAGCTGCTCGATCCGAAACGTCTGACCGCCTTCGATATCGCTTATTTGGAGGAGATCAGCAAGCAGCTGAACGAGCTCGTCTTCGACGGCGTATTCCACCAATACGGGGAAGAGTCGGTGGAGATTCTAAGGATTTACAAGAAGGTCGGCAGCATTTACAGCTTTGAATCGATCCATGACTATTATCATGCCGCGGAGGATTTGCTGCTTCGGCTTAGCGACTATGTGGGCAATCTGCGGTCCGTGCATGCCGAGCACAAAGAAATGAAGAAAGCGGTCAGCTACATTCATGAGAACTTCCATCGCGATCTCAATATGGCGATGGTGTCGAACCACGTATCGCTTAATTATTCGTATTTCAGCCAAACGTTCAAGGAATTCACGGGCGAAAGCTTCGTCGTCTATCTGAAGCGGGTGCGCATCCAGAAGGCCAAGGCGCTGCTGGAGGAAAGCGATGCCAGGATTTATGAAGTCGGCGAGCAGGTCGGCTTCGAGAATACGAAGCAGTTTAACCGCGTGTTCCGCGAGCTGGAGGGGATCTCCGCGATGGAGTACCGGTCGAAGTTCGATGCGTTTGGCAGCAGCAGGGTGGGACAGTAG
- a CDS encoding cell shape determination protein CcmA — translation MQATMKRNMKITGTGSTNGGSFHNVRVMGEAQILGPLESESFRSMGTLDVSGTLRAGNYRQVGEVVINGDLVGNQISILGQLDISGSIRGRAVKLRGQLDVHGGECEATSFEARGGFNIHGLLNAGEVDIRTWGPCRVKEIAGNRIVVRQSKWGGLKQLFSGQGAMTLTAELIEGDYVYLENTTADVVRGANVTIGPGCKIGLVEYRKQLRRIGASQVNEEVKR, via the coding sequence ATGCAAGCGACAATGAAACGGAATATGAAGATTACCGGCACCGGTTCAACGAACGGCGGGAGCTTCCATAACGTCCGCGTTATGGGCGAGGCTCAGATCCTCGGACCGCTTGAAAGCGAATCCTTCCGCAGCATGGGCACGCTCGACGTATCGGGTACGCTGCGGGCGGGAAACTACCGACAAGTCGGGGAAGTCGTCATTAACGGCGACTTGGTCGGCAATCAGATTAGCATTCTTGGTCAGCTGGATATTTCGGGCAGCATTCGCGGCCGCGCCGTTAAGCTGAGAGGCCAGCTCGACGTGCATGGCGGCGAGTGCGAAGCCACCTCTTTCGAAGCGCGAGGCGGCTTCAATATCCATGGATTATTGAATGCGGGAGAGGTTGATATCCGGACTTGGGGACCCTGCCGGGTCAAGGAGATCGCCGGCAATCGAATCGTGGTTCGTCAAAGCAAATGGGGCGGACTGAAGCAGCTGTTCTCCGGTCAAGGTGCGATGACGCTGACGGCCGAGCTGATCGAGGGCGATTACGTTTACTTGGAGAATACGACTGCCGATGTCGTGCGAGGCGCGAACGTCACGATCGGACCGGGCTGTAAAATCGGCCTTGTGGAATACCGCAAGCAGCTGAGGCGGATCGGCGCATCGCAAGTGAATGAGGAAGTGAAACGATAG
- a CDS encoding CpaB family protein, producing the protein MNRKRNVLISVTAALLSGLLVYGIYVLQLRQVKFQETVDVVVPVRFVAAGERLKPDLLGVRQIAKASYSEEMLLAKDGLNGMEVVVPLGANEPLLRWKVDKFRLLPDKSQSTFGIPRDYVLSVSNGIRAGDKVMVYASGESAASERLFEDAVTVASVKTAGNMEIDDVKNSSLMSTASGDKEAMYASRRDAIGMIDYINLNLTEEQWLRLDSLCKSGKSKVVIAYSPESLDVGVAAAGDSP; encoded by the coding sequence ATGAATCGCAAACGCAATGTGTTGATTTCGGTAACGGCTGCGCTCTTGTCGGGGCTGCTCGTATATGGCATCTATGTGCTTCAGCTAAGGCAGGTGAAGTTTCAAGAGACGGTGGATGTCGTCGTGCCTGTACGGTTCGTCGCGGCAGGTGAACGATTGAAGCCTGACCTCCTTGGAGTGAGGCAGATTGCCAAGGCTTCCTATTCGGAAGAGATGCTTCTTGCGAAGGACGGACTGAACGGCATGGAAGTCGTCGTTCCGCTAGGGGCGAACGAGCCGCTGCTGCGGTGGAAGGTCGATAAGTTTCGGCTGCTGCCGGACAAGAGCCAATCGACCTTCGGTATTCCGCGCGACTATGTGTTATCCGTGTCGAACGGCATCCGGGCAGGCGATAAAGTGATGGTTTACGCTTCAGGAGAATCGGCGGCGTCGGAGCGGCTGTTCGAGGATGCCGTCACGGTCGCTTCCGTTAAGACGGCAGGCAACATGGAAATCGACGATGTGAAGAATTCCAGCCTGATGTCGACGGCAAGCGGCGACAAGGAAGCCATGTATGCATCCAGACGCGATGCCATCGGCATGATCGATTATATCAACTTGAATTTGACGGAGGAACAGTGGCTCCGACTGGACTCGTTGTGCAAGAGCGGCAAGAGCAAAGTCGTCATCGCCTACTCGCCGGAATCGCTTGATGTCGGCGTTGCGGCGGCGGGGGATTCGCCATGA
- a CDS encoding P-loop NTPase family protein — translation MIREGARLGAAAPLIAFVGTTPNIGTSSAAFAAACRIAEESGGSVGFLCLNLKSAKTHRYLGIDEPSVTLDSLRPELATRALHPEKLLRSMHRCRRLSGVHVLFGNMLRDQAEFYAMEEIDHLLDVAEQVFDVVVADVGAYWDNAATLCALRRAATRIVVTTGALSHFQEDGQRWVKQLAPVYGIPADSFQSLVIHAPWGKGGFHVRDICNELGVPLLGEHALTEPMLAQLDSGTLEEWLAENEQGKKVMQEPAKAIATANGWKRQRKPAIQPWYKKLLMHRGGVSS, via the coding sequence ATGATTCGCGAGGGAGCACGACTCGGGGCCGCGGCGCCGCTCATTGCGTTCGTGGGTACGACGCCGAATATCGGTACATCCTCGGCTGCCTTCGCCGCGGCGTGCCGAATCGCAGAGGAAAGCGGAGGCAGCGTCGGATTTCTGTGCCTCAATTTGAAGAGCGCGAAGACGCATCGGTATCTCGGCATCGACGAGCCGTCCGTGACGTTAGACTCGCTGCGGCCGGAGCTGGCGACGAGGGCGCTGCATCCCGAGAAGCTGCTTCGTTCCATGCATCGCTGCCGCAGATTATCAGGCGTGCATGTGCTGTTCGGCAATATGCTGCGCGATCAAGCGGAGTTTTACGCGATGGAAGAGATTGATCATCTGCTTGACGTCGCAGAGCAGGTTTTCGACGTCGTAGTCGCCGATGTCGGTGCCTACTGGGACAATGCCGCGACATTATGCGCGCTGCGCCGGGCGGCCACGCGAATTGTCGTTACGACAGGAGCGTTATCGCATTTTCAAGAGGACGGCCAGCGCTGGGTGAAACAATTGGCTCCGGTTTATGGCATTCCGGCAGATTCGTTTCAAAGTCTTGTCATTCATGCACCATGGGGTAAGGGAGGGTTTCATGTGAGAGACATTTGCAATGAACTCGGCGTGCCGTTGCTGGGCGAACATGCTTTGACGGAACCGATGCTCGCTCAGCTCGATAGCGGAACGCTGGAGGAATGGCTTGCTGAGAATGAACAGGGCAAGAAGGTGATGCAGGAACCCGCGAAAGCGATCGCCACCGCGAACGGATGGAAGCGTCAGCGGAAGCCGGCCATTCAGCCTTGGTACAAGAAGCTGCTGATGCATCGCGGAGGGGTGAGCTCATGA
- a CDS encoding ATPase, T2SS/T4P/T4SS family: protein MMKDQARFSPAAFSSKLRESEENADAYAASLAGAGAEPLRDFRRLAEDVRSYLAQPRGEAEEERREYNECLNRAVLGYTDDRERILAVIADRLLRQRIHELPGYRHPYSTLAEALFAEVIGMNVLELVLRNRDGLEEIQVVGTAVFEVRGGIARPSVYTFASLREVERIQQNLVLYNNDRITPRKRWAEVMLRDGTRVTMTGFGFTAKPTLTLRFYTVRRFQLGQLSEPEFGTISERLRLMLLAVLQAKFNVVIIGPTNSGKTNLIKALIGELPDEERLVTIEGRHELMLQRDFPAKNVIEYEVDEEDPQHRSAQAFKLALRQSPQRIIHAEIRDEDANIYVRACTRGHAGSMTTLHANTLEDVPEAIADMCLQDGRVMNPDRLTKRIAEYVTQIGIEMRLIGGRRRLVRLAEIGWDKGDTAVREWAVFDEGSGEWHYPHLPSAEALGRLKLGARQEWTDAWPDQSLGIVPAAAGAVRSARLLQDGGAWAAT, encoded by the coding sequence ATGATGAAGGATCAGGCACGTTTCTCGCCGGCTGCTTTTTCATCGAAGCTGAGAGAGTCGGAGGAGAATGCGGATGCGTATGCCGCCTCGCTTGCTGGCGCCGGTGCAGAGCCGCTTCGGGATTTCCGCCGTTTGGCGGAGGACGTCCGGTCGTATTTGGCGCAGCCCCGGGGCGAAGCGGAGGAAGAACGGCGAGAATACAACGAGTGTTTGAACCGGGCGGTGCTGGGCTATACCGACGACCGCGAGCGTATCCTGGCGGTCATTGCGGACAGGCTGCTGCGCCAGCGGATTCATGAGCTGCCCGGTTACCGTCATCCCTATTCGACACTCGCGGAAGCATTGTTCGCGGAGGTGATCGGCATGAACGTGCTGGAGCTCGTGCTCCGGAATCGGGACGGTTTGGAAGAAATCCAGGTCGTCGGCACGGCGGTATTCGAGGTTCGAGGGGGTATAGCCCGTCCTTCCGTTTATACTTTTGCATCGCTTCGCGAGGTAGAGCGGATTCAGCAAAATCTCGTGCTGTACAACAACGATCGCATTACTCCGCGCAAGCGCTGGGCAGAGGTGATGCTTCGCGACGGCACGCGGGTCACGATGACGGGTTTCGGATTTACGGCGAAACCGACGCTTACGCTGCGGTTCTATACCGTGCGCCGCTTCCAGCTGGGGCAGCTGAGCGAGCCGGAATTCGGCACGATCAGCGAGCGGCTTCGGCTTATGCTGCTCGCCGTGCTGCAGGCCAAATTCAATGTTGTGATCATCGGTCCGACCAACTCGGGCAAAACGAACCTGATCAAGGCGCTGATCGGCGAACTGCCTGACGAGGAACGCCTCGTGACGATCGAGGGCAGGCACGAACTGATGCTGCAGCGGGACTTTCCGGCGAAGAACGTCATTGAATACGAAGTCGACGAGGAGGATCCGCAGCATCGTTCGGCGCAGGCTTTCAAGCTTGCGCTCAGGCAGTCCCCGCAGCGAATTATTCATGCGGAAATCAGGGACGAAGATGCGAATATCTACGTTCGGGCCTGTACCCGCGGACATGCGGGCAGCATGACGACGCTGCATGCCAATACGCTCGAAGACGTCCCGGAGGCAATCGCCGATATGTGCCTGCAGGATGGCAGAGTCATGAATCCCGACCGGTTGACGAAGCGAATCGCGGAATATGTGACTCAAATCGGCATTGAAATGCGATTGATCGGAGGACGCCGCCGCTTGGTTCGCCTAGCCGAGATCGGCTGGGATAAGGGAGATACGGCGGTGAGGGAATGGGCGGTCTTCGATGAAGGGAGCGGGGAATGGCATTATCCGCATCTTCCATCCGCTGAAGCATTGGGCAGATTGAAGCTGGGAGCGCGGCAGGAGTGGACGGATGCTTGGCCGGATCAAAGCCTAGGGATTGTTCCTGCTGCCGCAGGTGCCGTGCGCTCTGCGCGGTTGCTTCAGGACGGAGGAGCGTGGGCGGCGACATGA